From the genome of Metabacillus schmidteae, one region includes:
- a CDS encoding F510_1955 family glycosylhydrolase — MKLKSLFTFLIVSLFTIPVGVFAHGTEEEHRQEVVANTFLTSGIVISAILLAIGVFVLFTVKNRLKTVNVKKQEGRIKRDKLNKWLKISQWVSLISLLSFIVTGAFVILNDNTNDDKVEFMHIHGLGITNDGSEVYIPAHDGLKVFKNGMWGNAEGEKHDYMGFSMVDDGFYSSGHPGEGSSLKNPFGVIKTNDMGKNLKMLDLYGEIDFHGMAVGYQSHAIYVVNPQGNSRMDDTGLYYSTDDTKTWTKSEMEGLSGQISTIAVHPTNEAIVALGTNEGLFVSQDYGQSFDSISDSPITAVSFSLTGELFAGSVSNEFTLSKFNIETNEETTLSIPSLSGENAIAYIAVNPKDEKQVIFTTFEKDIYMTKDLGGSWNQIAEKGEGINLKSDTEEE, encoded by the coding sequence ATGAAGTTAAAATCACTATTTACATTTTTGATCGTATCTTTATTTACTATTCCGGTCGGTGTATTTGCACATGGTACCGAGGAAGAACATCGACAAGAAGTTGTTGCTAATACATTTTTAACCTCTGGCATTGTTATTTCAGCCATTTTATTAGCTATAGGGGTATTTGTATTATTTACAGTAAAGAATCGTTTAAAGACTGTTAATGTAAAAAAACAAGAAGGAAGAATCAAAAGAGATAAGTTAAACAAATGGTTAAAAATCAGCCAATGGGTTTCCCTTATATCCCTATTATCCTTTATTGTTACAGGTGCTTTTGTAATATTAAACGATAATACAAATGATGATAAAGTTGAATTTATGCATATTCATGGTTTAGGTATCACGAATGATGGATCTGAAGTTTATATACCTGCACATGATGGCTTAAAAGTTTTTAAAAACGGTATGTGGGGTAATGCAGAGGGTGAAAAACATGACTATATGGGCTTTTCTATGGTAGATGATGGTTTTTACAGTAGTGGACATCCAGGTGAAGGTTCTTCATTAAAAAATCCATTTGGTGTTATTAAAACGAATGACATGGGTAAAAACCTGAAGATGTTAGACTTGTACGGGGAAATTGATTTTCATGGAATGGCAGTAGGGTATCAATCACATGCGATATATGTAGTAAATCCGCAAGGAAATTCAAGAATGGATGATACTGGATTATATTACTCAACAGATGATACTAAAACTTGGACAAAAAGTGAAATGGAAGGTCTAAGTGGTCAAATCTCAACAATAGCAGTACACCCAACAAATGAAGCCATTGTTGCTTTAGGAACGAATGAAGGCCTTTTTGTATCACAGGACTACGGTCAATCATTTGATTCAATTTCAGATTCTCCAATAACAGCCGTTTCGTTTTCTTTAACAGGAGAATTATTTGCTGGAAGTGTTTCTAATGAGTTTACTCTTTCTAAGTTTAATATTGAAACAAATGAAGAAACAACATTATCAATCCCATCATTGAGTGGTGAAAATGCAATAGCCTATATTGCAGTTAATCCAAAAGATGAAAAACAGGTCATTTTTACAACATTTGAAAAAGATATTTATATGACAAAAGATCTCGGTGGAAGTTGGAATCAAATAGCTGAAAAGGGTGAGGGGATTAATCTTAAGTCAGATACAGAAGAGGAGTGA
- a CDS encoding SHOCT domain-containing protein produces MMMGYGMMLNMLFWIVLIGFAIYGFILLIMKPFEKNNSNNALTILKERFARGEIDPEEYNERKSLLKD; encoded by the coding sequence ATGATGATGGGTTATGGAATGATGTTAAATATGTTATTTTGGATCGTTTTAATTGGATTTGCTATATACGGGTTTATATTACTAATTATGAAGCCATTTGAAAAAAATAACTCTAACAATGCTCTTACTATCTTAAAAGAACGCTTTGCACGTGGAGAGATTGATCCAGAGGAATATAACGAAAGGAAAAGTCTCTTGAAAGATTGA
- the lgt gene encoding prolipoprotein diacylglyceryl transferase, producing the protein MGTIQPIDRIAFEIGPITVYWYGIIIAFGVFLGLYLATKEAKRVGLDKDIIVDLIMWAIPIALISARVYYVIFKWEYYSKNPTEIIAIWEGGIAIHGALIGATITAIVFAKKRGVSFWKLADIIAPSIILGQAIGRWGNFMNQEAHGGPVTKEFLVNLQLPDFIINQMFINGQYYHPTFLYESIWNIAGFIVLIMLRRINLRQGELFLSYITWYSIGRFIIEGMRTDSLMLTETLRMAQFISIVLVICSLLILVYRRKAVHTQ; encoded by the coding sequence ATGGGCACAATTCAACCAATTGATCGGATAGCATTCGAAATTGGACCTATAACAGTCTATTGGTATGGCATCATTATCGCATTTGGTGTTTTTCTAGGGCTTTATTTAGCCACAAAAGAGGCAAAGCGTGTAGGGCTAGATAAAGATATTATTGTAGATTTAATCATGTGGGCTATTCCAATTGCACTTATTAGTGCAAGAGTGTATTACGTCATTTTTAAATGGGAGTATTATTCTAAGAATCCTACAGAGATCATTGCAATTTGGGAAGGTGGCATTGCCATCCATGGTGCACTTATTGGTGCGACTATTACTGCTATTGTATTTGCTAAAAAAAGAGGAGTGTCATTTTGGAAATTAGCTGATATTATAGCTCCAAGCATTATTTTAGGGCAAGCAATAGGTCGGTGGGGAAACTTTATGAATCAAGAAGCACATGGTGGACCTGTAACTAAAGAATTTCTTGTTAACTTACAGTTACCTGATTTCATTATTAATCAAATGTTTATTAACGGGCAATATTACCATCCAACCTTTTTATATGAATCAATTTGGAATATAGCCGGATTTATTGTTCTAATAATGTTGCGGAGAATCAACCTTCGTCAAGGTGAGTTATTTTTAAGTTATATAACCTGGTATTCTATTGGGCGTTTCATTATTGAAGGGATGCGAACAGATAGTCTGATGTTAACGGAAACACTAAGAATGGCGCAATTTATTTCTATTGTGTTAGTTATTTGTAGTTTACTGATCTTAGTTTATCGAAGAAAAGCAGTGCATACTCAATAA
- a CDS encoding DUF2933 domain-containing protein, whose protein sequence is MEWLLYLLCPLMMLFCMKGMFTGSKKDCHSKQVNNSTDDMKSLQMQVQNLQEQNMKLMDEMKSFKQANIISISNNKDTNQKITS, encoded by the coding sequence ATGGAATGGTTACTATATTTGTTATGTCCTTTAATGATGTTGTTCTGCATGAAGGGAATGTTTACTGGAAGTAAAAAGGATTGTCATTCAAAACAAGTAAACAACTCAACAGACGACATGAAGTCATTGCAAATGCAAGTTCAAAATTTACAGGAGCAAAATATGAAACTCATGGATGAGATGAAATCATTTAAACAAGCAAATATAATCTCTATTTCTAATAATAAGGATACTAATCAAAAAATCACATCCTAA
- a CDS encoding copper resistance CopC/CopD family protein encodes MLAFRNFFTLLIFAFLIQFLISGSLGFAHSTLQQTYPIKGDKLSESPSSIEVWFQDPVVIHPESIQLEDASGNHIDLEKTVVDPDNKSHIIANLTEKLPAGHYVARINVIALDGFVLQEELNFQVVKQKNEQKKEELKILKYSPDDGEIVEGSPQKMDLWFNQPTEITAIGVFDDNQQSISTKEPFVDPNDPNHIIIEFAEELQQGTYQVTWYARPSTLDGKNQPDNLDVFYFAVNEFTPIKQLNVGEPTKSFWFESIGFKQLGYWLQFIGITILFGSTFFHSVILKKYNSLKWNKLSSVLLLFVIFGISIIFIEQKGELESLSLTQFLSLKFVWIPILQIVLLLTGLLFKKAKLFLYGIALLLMTFITGHAAYPRYGGNLSVIVNAVHLLAASIWIGGLFAIITVPKKEEIKELLKDALPNYSKWALISLVVIIVTGLYMTNQYVPSFSISSFIKSEWGKAIAVKILATLIILIVGFFQRKKIKKLTTKALNTVINRARVELVYAALIILFASLLVVSTPGAAEQGVYPSSIEKENIELNVNFTPLHPGLNVLSMNFSGEEVENVEVTLSMLPNYNVTYKAFKIEDGVFKITGNLLHAAGTMGMNVKAINANGEEIEFPFEIVIPGETRFNE; translated from the coding sequence TTGTTGGCCTTTCGTAATTTTTTTACTTTATTAATATTTGCATTTTTAATTCAGTTTCTGATATCAGGATCATTAGGGTTTGCTCATTCTACCTTGCAACAAACATATCCAATAAAAGGGGACAAGCTATCTGAAAGCCCATCTTCGATTGAAGTGTGGTTTCAGGATCCTGTTGTTATACATCCCGAGTCCATTCAGTTAGAGGATGCATCTGGAAATCATATTGATTTAGAAAAAACAGTGGTTGATCCCGACAATAAATCTCATATAATTGCTAACCTAACTGAAAAATTACCAGCTGGTCATTATGTTGCAAGAATAAACGTAATCGCATTAGATGGTTTTGTCCTTCAAGAAGAATTGAATTTCCAGGTGGTAAAACAAAAGAATGAACAAAAGAAAGAGGAATTAAAAATACTTAAATATTCACCAGACGATGGTGAGATTGTCGAGGGTTCTCCTCAGAAAATGGATCTTTGGTTTAATCAGCCAACTGAAATAACTGCTATTGGTGTCTTTGATGACAACCAGCAATCAATTAGTACAAAAGAACCTTTCGTAGATCCTAATGACCCTAATCATATAATTATAGAGTTTGCTGAAGAGTTACAACAAGGAACATACCAAGTAACATGGTATGCACGTCCGAGCACTTTAGATGGTAAAAATCAACCAGATAATCTTGATGTTTTTTACTTTGCTGTAAATGAGTTTACACCAATAAAACAACTAAATGTAGGCGAACCAACAAAATCCTTTTGGTTTGAGAGTATAGGATTTAAACAATTAGGTTACTGGTTACAATTTATAGGAATTACCATTCTATTTGGTAGTACATTCTTTCATTCAGTAATATTGAAAAAATACAATTCATTAAAATGGAATAAGCTTTCTTCTGTTTTATTGCTTTTTGTAATATTTGGTATCTCTATTATTTTTATAGAACAAAAGGGGGAATTAGAAAGCCTCTCATTAACACAATTTTTATCATTAAAGTTTGTATGGATACCTATATTGCAAATTGTCCTATTGTTAACTGGACTACTGTTTAAAAAAGCTAAATTATTTCTTTATGGAATTGCACTATTATTAATGACATTTATAACCGGGCATGCTGCTTATCCTCGTTATGGTGGTAATTTATCAGTCATTGTTAATGCAGTACATTTATTAGCAGCATCGATTTGGATTGGAGGATTATTTGCAATCATCACCGTTCCCAAAAAAGAAGAAATAAAGGAATTACTAAAAGATGCTCTTCCGAATTACTCGAAATGGGCACTTATAAGTCTAGTGGTCATTATTGTTACTGGATTATATATGACAAATCAATATGTCCCTTCTTTTTCAATTAGTAGTTTCATCAAAAGTGAGTGGGGAAAGGCAATCGCGGTAAAGATTTTAGCAACTCTTATCATACTGATTGTTGGATTTTTTCAAAGAAAGAAGATAAAAAAATTAACAACAAAAGCTTTAAATACAGTTATTAATCGAGCAAGAGTAGAACTTGTTTATGCAGCACTTATTATATTGTTTGCATCCTTATTAGTTGTTTCAACACCAGGAGCAGCTGAGCAAGGTGTTTATCCTTCTTCAATAGAAAAAGAAAATATCGAGTTAAATGTAAACTTTACTCCTTTGCATCCTGGATTAAATGTTTTATCAATGAATTTCAGTGGTGAAGAGGTGGAGAACGTTGAAGTTACATTGTCGATGCTGCCAAATTACAATGTAACCTACAAGGCATTCAAAATAGAAGATGGAGTATTTAAAATCACAGGGAATCTTCTCCATGCTGCTGGAACAATGGGTATGAATGTAAAAGCAATAAATGCGAATGGAGAAGAAATAGAGTTTCCTTTTGAAATTGTTATCCCAGGGGAAACGAGATTTAATGAATAA
- a CDS encoding ArsR/SmtB family transcription factor gives MSNKDTCDIYCYDEEKVNRIQGELQKEDLSSVAQLFKAIADENRAKITYALCQDGELCVCDVANIIGSSIATASHHLRTLHKQGVVKYRKEGKLAFYSLDDEHIKQLILIALAHKKEVKINV, from the coding sequence ATGAGCAATAAAGATACTTGTGATATTTATTGTTATGACGAAGAAAAAGTCAATCGAATACAAGGTGAACTACAAAAAGAAGACCTTTCTAGTGTTGCTCAACTATTTAAAGCAATTGCAGACGAAAACAGGGCAAAAATTACCTATGCCTTATGTCAGGATGGGGAGTTATGCGTATGTGATGTTGCCAATATCATTGGTTCTTCTATTGCAACAGCATCCCACCACTTACGAACCCTTCATAAACAAGGGGTTGTGAAATACCGAAAAGAAGGAAAGCTCGCATTTTATTCTTTAGATGATGAACACATTAAGCAATTAATCTTAATCGCATTAGCACATAAAAAAGAGGTGAAAATTAATGTCTGA